One genomic region from Cyanobium usitatum str. Tous encodes:
- a CDS encoding SDR family NAD(P)-dependent oxidoreductase — MTDASASVKAITKHPDLGAYIGNAGIVVPEAAMSFEDETFHSHINVNLVGNFRLARLIANNMLSHGGGSMLFTGSWVGDRPWPELLSYSSTKAAIAMGAKTLALEWARYDIRVNVIAPGIVNAGLAKAEAERNPEYAERITRTVPLGRLQTPEDVAHGAAFLLSDQARNVTGTTLLIDGGASLGMP; from the coding sequence GTGACAGATGCCTCGGCTTCCGTTAAGGCGATAACTAAGCACCCAGATTTGGGGGCTTATATTGGTAATGCCGGCATTGTGGTTCCTGAGGCAGCGATGAGTTTCGAAGACGAGACCTTCCACAGTCACATCAATGTCAACCTTGTCGGCAACTTTCGGCTGGCCAGACTAATCGCGAACAACATGCTTAGCCACGGGGGTGGATCGATGCTCTTTACGGGTTCATGGGTGGGCGATAGACCGTGGCCAGAATTGCTGAGTTACTCGTCGACCAAAGCGGCAATTGCCATGGGCGCCAAGACACTCGCATTGGAGTGGGCGAGATACGACATCCGTGTCAATGTCATCGCACCCGGAATCGTCAACGCCGGATTGGCGAAAGCAGAGGCGGAGCGAAATCCGGAGTATGCCGAGCGAATAACACGGACAGTTCCTCTAGGTCGGTTGCAGACGCCCGAGGACGTGGCTCACGGCGCAGCGTTTCTTTTGTCTGATCAAGCTCGGAATGTTACGGGAACCACTTTGCTCATCGATGGTGGCGCCTCTTTAGGGATGCCCTAA